From the Paenibacillus sp. R14(2021) genome, the window TCTTATCCCGCTCCACCATCCGAACAGCACGTTCCACGAAAGCGGCTTTCCATTCAGGGTCGCGGGAAAGCCTATGGAACCCGCCGTGAAAATCGCCTGCGCTTCCGATTCCATGGCATTCCAAGTCCGCTTCATCGATGACATAAAATCCGTATTCATTGCACAGCTCCATGAACCGGGAATCATTCGGGTAATGAGAGGTGCGGACGGTGTTGATGTTATGCCTTTTCATGAGCGCAAGGTCTTTGATCATATGGTTGATCGGAATGGTCTGTCCGAGAACCGGATGGGAGTCATGCCGATTGACGCCTTTGAGCTTGACCGCTTGGCCATTGATGAGAAACACGCCGTCTTCGATCGCAACCTGTTTGAATCCGACAGGAAACGAAAGGACTTCCCCGCCGCTGTGGATGTAAAGCCGGTACAGGTAAGGCCGCTCGGCATTCCATAGTATCGGATCCGCCACTTCGAACCGCAGCGTTCCTTTGCCATCCACAACCTGCCGAACCGAGCCCACGCTATTTCCCTGCGCATCCTTCAACTCGCCGCGAACCTCGATGCAGCCCGTCGTTTCAAGCTCCACGGCCAAGGCCGCCTTGCGGAAGCCGTCTTCGAACGTCTGCTTATTAAATACATCCCTTACGTGAATCGTGTCGCGCGCAAGGATGTAAACATCCCGGAATATGCCCGTATACCGCCACAAATCCTGATCTTCCAGGTACGAGCCGTCGCACCACTTCAGCACCATGACTGCGATTCGGTTCTTCCCTTCGCGAAGAAGAGCAGATACATCGAATTCGGCCGGCACCCGGCTGCCCTGGCTGTATCCGGCAAATTTCCCGTTTACCCACAAATAAAAGCACGCATTGACGCCTTCAAAGACGATATGACGTTCTTTATCCGTCATCTCCTGCGACAAATTGAATTCCCTCACATAAAGTCCCGCCGGATTGTCTTCGGGGACATAAGGCGGATCGCAAGGGAAGGGATAGTTGAAATTCGTATATTGAAGCTGGTCATAGCCCTTCATCTGCCAGCAGGATGGAACGATTAAATCGTCCCAAGCGCTGATATCCGCAGCCTCTTCATAGAAGGCTTCTTCCACCGCGTGAACGGTACGGTGATATTGGAATTTCCAGCTGCCGTTCAAGGTTTGATAATAGGGGGATTGTCCCCGCTTCCCGGATTTCGCCGATTGCTCGTCCGCATAAGGAATATAATAAGCACGAGGCGACTGCCTATTGACCTGAAGAACGTTCAGGTCTTCCCAGTATTTGTCGATCTGAATCATCAAACCCACTCCTTATGCCCGTTTCTCATCAGTCCATGGATCAATTCACCGAATAAACTATTCGCCCAAGCGAACCAAGGACGCGTAAAGCGTTCGGGGTCGTCTTTATCGAAGCCTTCGTGCATATAGCCTGTATTCGCATCCGTCTCCGTCAGCATCGTCAAGATTTCCCGTACCTCGGCTTCGTCCTGCGACGTCAGTGCCTGCATCGCTAGGCTGATCGGCCAAATATAGCCTTTCGGCGTATGGGGACTTCCGATGCCCTTGGCATGCGTGCCTTCGAAGTAATACGGGTTATCGGCGCTGAGCACAAAGCTGCGCGTGTTCTGATAAATCGGATCATCGGCGGACGTATAGCCTAAGTAAGGAATTGACAGCAGGCTCGGTACGTTCGCGTCATCCATCAAGTTGTAATTGCCGAAACCATCCGTTTCATAGGCATAGATCCTGCCGTATTTCGGATGCAGGTACGTCCCATAGGTCTGGATGCCGTAATCAATCTCTTCCCGCAGCTCGGCAGCCTGCGCGGCGCAATCCGCATCGTTCCATATGTCGCGGGCGATCTCTTCGATGTAACGGAGCGCTACGACAGCGAACATATTGGAAGGAATCAAGTAGCCGAACGTACAGGCATCGTCGCTTGGCCGGAAGCCTGACCAAGTCATCCCCGTGTAGTTCACCGGCATGCCCATCCGGTTGTTACGCAGCGTATCGCTTGGCGGACAATCGACGCGGGCGAACCGATACGGCGATTGCTCCATATGCCGCTGCTCCGTCCGCCACAGCGAAATGATCGTATCCACGGCCCTGCGGAAGGCGGCATCGAAGGCATCCGTTCTCCCCGTCTCCTTCCAGAATAAATACGCCAGCTGAATGGGGTAACAGAGCGAATCGATCTCGTATTTGCGTTCCCATACCCAAGGATCAAGCTCGGTCAAATCCTGATCGTACCGGTTATCGTTCGCTTCCTCGTTGAACGCGTTGGCATACGGATCGATTTGAATGTAGGCGATTTGCCTGCGAATCAAGCCCGTGAATACGTCCTGCAGCCGGACGTCGCCGGCGGCGAGGGGCAGGTAATGCCGGATTTGGGCGCTTGAATCCCGCAGCCACATGGCAGGAATGTCGCCCGTAATCACATAGGCCGACTGATCGGCCAGCAGCTTCGTCGTCGTTTCCAGCGTATTGGGATAGCAATTCTTGAACATGCGGAGCAGCTTCGGATTAGCGGCCAGCGTCGTTTCCGATTCTTCGAGCAAGGCCGTTACGGAATCCGGCAAGATCATCGTCATCGTTCTCCACCCTCTCTTCGCTTACATCGCCGCATCGGATACGGCCGCTTCTGCTTCATGCCGAAGGATAAAAGCTTTCAAACCATCCAGATTCGGTGTGCCTGTGCTTCCGCCGTATGCACCGACGGAAAGCGCGCCGCAGACGTTTCCATATTGAAGGCTCGTTACGACGTCCATCCCCGACAGATAACCATAGAGATAACCGGCATTGAAGGAATCTCCGGCACCGGTCGTATCGACCGCCTTCACCCGATAAGCCGATTGACGCGTCACCACACCGTTTTTCATGGCAATGGCGCCATCCGCTCCCAGCTTGATAACGACATGGCTGCAATACGTGGACATGTACCGAAGACTCTCTTCGACGTCATCCGATCCTGTATAATGAAGCGCCTCGGTCTCGTTCATTAAGAACACGTCGAAATGGCGCATATAGTCGAAGATGCAGCTGTCCCATTCGCCCGAATCATCCCAGCCTACGTCGCAGGACAAGGTGACCCCCTTTTCCTTCAAGGATTGCACGAATGCCATATATGTCTCATGATTACGTCTTCCTCTATAACCTGTTACGTGGACATGCCGGCCCCGCGTGATCGGCTCCAGATCGAGCTCGTCTACCTGCAGCTCCAGATTGGATCCTGCATAGGTAATGAAGGATCGGTCTTTATCGGGGTTAAACGCGATCGAAACGCCGGTATTATGAACCGTACTCGTCTTAATCATTGTGGTATCGATACCATATTTGGCGAAGCGTTCGCGAATAAAACGGCCATTGCCGTCGTCTCCCAAAACGCCGTTAAACGCCACTTGCAGGCCGAGCTTCGCGAGAGAGACCGCGAATAAAGCAGCCCCCCCGCCAACGTGCATCATCATGTTATCGACAAAAACTTCCTGGCCCGGCTGGGGAACCTCATCGCACCCAACCACCACAAGATCAATATTAGCGTCACCAATGACAACTGCGTCGAATGTTGTTTCCAAGCTGCTCTCCCTCTTCCAATCCCAGTATGTTAGGGTTGCCCGTTATAAGCCTTGCAGCTGTCCCGGTCAACAAGATTATGCTGTAGGATCACGTCGGTAAACGTCCTGTTTGGATCGCCCTTGATCATCGCCAGCAGCGTTTCGACCGTGACCTCTCCCATTTCTAATATGGGCTGCTCCATGGAGGACAAGCGCGGACGGACCTGCTCCGTCAGCTGGCTTCCGTCAAATCCAATAATGGATACATCATCCGGCACCTTCAGCCCATGGTCATGAATGCAGTTCATTGCCCCGACCGCCATATCGTCGCTCACCGCGAAGACGGCCGTTGGCGGCGTCTCATTCGCCAAGATTTCCTTCATGAGGGCATGTCCGCTTTGCGTCTTGTAATCACCGAACCGGATATAATCGCTGACGATCGCAAGCCCGCAATCGGTCAGCGCATCGCGATAGCCGAGATAGCGGTTCTGCCCGGACGTTACGTCTCTCATATCCCCGCCGATAAATCCGATTCGCGTATGACCAAGGCTGATCAAGTGACGGGTAACGTCATAAGATGCAGCATAATCATCGATAATGACGGAGACAAACTCCTGATCCGCCGGTTTCACGCTGGAGAACAGGAACGGAATATCCAAGCTCTGAATCAGTTCGCGGATTTCCTCGTTTAGCTTCTCATGCATAATAATGATGCCGTCCACGCGCATCTGCTTAAACACCTGCAAATATTTAAGCTCTTTATCGGTCTCCTCCAGAATGTTGCAGACCATGAGGTTATAGTCGTTGCGGCTGGCCGTCCGCTCGATCGTGCTCAAGATCGTGGAATAGAAGCTCGACGTAATATCGGGCACAATGACGCCGATCAGATTCGTTTTCTTCAGCACTAGGCTTCTTGCGATATGGCTCGGTGAATAGCCCAGCTCATCGATCGCGCGTTTCACTCGTTCCTTGAGATCGTCTTTGACGTACTTCTCGCCGTTCAATACGCGCGACACCGTCGTTACGGACACGCCGGCGTGCTTTGCGACATCCTTGATTTTGGGCGCCATGATTATCATCCTGCCTTTGTTTTCTAAGGATCGATTGCTGCGTCTAGCACTAGCTCTTAACTGCACCTTCCATGATGCCTGCAATAAACTGCCGGCTCACCAATAAGAAGAAGATAATGAGCGGAACAGTCGCAAGCAGGGTGCCAGTCATAACCATGGAATAGTCGGCCGTATGCGCGGACTTGAGCTGCTGCAGCGCCAGCGTAAGTGTGAATTTGGACGTGTCCGTCAGAATAATTAACGGCCATAAGTAATCTTCCCATACCCCCATGAAGATCGTAATCGCCAGAAACGCCAGCGCGGGTCTAAGAATTGGCAGCGCGATTCGCCAATACAAGCCGAATTTGTTGCAGCCGTCGATCGTGGCCGCCTCGAGCATGTCGTCGTGGATTGCAAGCGCGTACTGCCTCATCCAGAAGATCCCGAATGCGCTGGCCATGCCCGGTACGATCAGCGCCTTATAGCTGCCGAGCCATCCCATCTCTTTAATGATGATAAACTGCGGCACGAGCAGCATCTGCGCTGGAATCATCATCGTAGCGATCATTAAGTAGAAGAGCACCTTGGAGCCTGGGAATTTAAACTTCGCAAACGTAAACCCCGTTAATGAATTGAAAAACAACTGAAGCACGCTGCTCGTCACCGCGATAAACAGGGTATTGAAGAAGGAGCGCGTAAAGTTGATATTCTCCATGACATGCTGATAGTTCGTAATAAAATACGTACCGAAGGTCAGCTTGGGCGGAAACGCAAAGATGGCGCTCGTCTCATTCGTCGACATGACAACGAGCCAGTAAAACGGGAATATGGACAATAGAACACCCGCCAGCAAAAACGCATGCACGACTATTTTTTTTGAAGTCATCTTATCTATGCTCCTTAATCGTCCGATCTGTTGAAGAGCTTCCAGTTTAATACGGATATGATGCCAATAATGATAAACAGTACCCACGATACAGCCGCTGCATAGCCGTAGTTCTGATAGTTAAAGCCTTCCCGGAACATATAGAGGACAATGGTATCCGAGCCCGGATAGGGCGATTGATTGCCTGCCAATACTTGCGGCTCCGTGAAAATTTGAAATCCGCCGATGGTAGACATCATCACGGAGAATAAGATAATCGGTCTCAGCATCGGAATCGTTATTTTCGTAAACGTTTGGAGCGTCGTTGCGCCGTCCAGATGGGCAGCTTCATATAAGTCTTTGGGAATGCGCTGCAAGCCGGACAAATAAATAATGGCGTTATAGCCCATATATCTCCAACTGATCATGGCCGCGATCACCACCCGAACCCCTGCGCTGGAGTTGAACCATGCGATTTTGCTCAGGCCAAGATTCTCGAGCACGTAATTGATCAGTCCGTATTCATTGCCAAACATCGATTGGAAAATAATAACAACGGCGACCATCGCCGTAATATTCGGAAGAAAGTACGCGATTCTAAAAAAACCTTTGAATTTCACGATCGACAGATTGATAACGAAAGCGACAATGAGCGAGCAGACGAGCATCGGGCCGTTAGACAACAGCCACAGGGCAATATTGTTGATTAAGGCCTGCCAGAACGTTGGATCGTTGAACATGTACACAAAGTTGCTGAACCCTACCGACTGCATCTCCCCGATTCCGTCCCACTTATGAACGGATAGATAGATCGAGAAGAAGATTGGAAATACAGAGAAGATCAGGAACAAGATATAGAAAGGAGAAATAAACAGATATAGCGTTCTGCTCTTGTAAATGTCTTTTAATAAGCCTCCCATGCTGCTCCTCCACGAATTCGATGAGGCAGGCTTCCATTATCCTTGCCTGCCTCATCTTTGATTTGTTTCCCGGCTTCCGGCCTGCGCTTAGTGCGAAAGCTGACGCTTGATTTTCTCCTGCGCGTCCGTCCAGGCTTTCTCCGGATCTGCTTTCTTCGTATCGACGAAGCCAAGCGACTCGACGAGTACGTTCAGCACCATGTCATCTCTTGCATCCGTATGAGCGACTTTGACGTCTTTGGCCGCATCGGCGAATACAGGGCTCAGATCTTGGCCGCCGAAGAATTCATTCTTGTTCACCATATCAGGCTTCGTGTAGATCTCAGGCGTGGACGGATAGTTGCCGAATTCCTTGTAGCCGACCATCAAATTCTCTGGGCTTACGAGGAACTTGATCACTTCATAGGCTTCCTTCTGATGCTCCGAGGATTTCAGCACGCCCATGAAGGAGCCGCCTTGGTTGCCTACGCCGCCCGGCGGATAAGCAATGTTCCATTTGCCTTTCGTATCCGGAGCGGCGCCGATCAAGTCGCCGACAGCCCAGGATGCGCCGGTAAACGAAGAAACCTTATTGTTGTTCATCGCCGCGTTCTTCTCGGAATCATTGGAGAACGGGAATGTCAGGCCTGCTTGGTACGCCTTCACCGAAGCATCCCAAGCGGATTTAATTGGGGCTTGGTCGCCAATGAACTTACCGTCTTGATCAAATAACCCGGTGCTGTTCTGGCCGATCAAGCTTCTGAAAATATCCACGATCGTTCCCGACTGCGTTCCTGTCGCATCTTTGACTTTCTTCAGCAGGTTGAAATAATCATCCCATGTCTTCACCTGTGCTTTGATCGCATCGGGTGTGCTCGGCACGCCGGCTTTTGCGAACAAGTCGCTGCGGTAGTAGAGCACGACCGGAGCAACGTCGATCGGCAGCCCGATCACGTATTTATCGTCGCTAGTCGCTGCCATCTTCCATTTCCAGTCCAGGTACTTGGGCTGAACATCGCGAGCGCCTTGATCGTAAAGGTTTGCGAATTTGTCTTTATAAGCAAGCATGGACGAGATCCAGCTGTCCATGGCTACAATATCGGGGCCGTCTCCGCCCCCGGTAATCGTCGTTTTCAGCTTGGTCAAGTAGTCGCCTCCGGAAGGAAGCTTCTCTGCCTTCAGATCGATGTTCGGAAACTGCTTCTTGGCAGCTTCAATCGTCGAATCCGATATTGCACCGTTCCAATACCACATTTTCAACGTCACCTTTTGTCCTGCAGCGCTTTCATTTCCACCGGAATTGTTTGTTTTGCTTTGACCGCAAGCAGTCACGACAAGCATAAAGGATAGGGCTAGCAGCGTTCCGGATAAGGCTTTGAGTTTCATGCAGTGTTCCCCCAATACTGGATTCGAATTAAGTTGAATAAAGCATTCCGTTCTTCACATTCGTTGCCGTCTTTACCTGAGTATTCCCTGAACAAACCCGATTAATAGAATCCGGCCGAAAACTCTGCACCTCCTGATGACGTTCAATCAAAAATCTGGTATCGATACCAGATTTGGATGATGCACGTTTTCAAAATACGATTTGTTCGATGATATCGTTTTCTGAAATCGATACCATATGAACTTGTGTTCAGTATAAACCCTCGCATCCGGTTTGACAATAGCAAGCAACCAACTTCGAATAAAACGCTTACATGTAATTTCTTCTAGCTGGATTTAGCCTTGGCCCTTTCGTTCACGGCGTTAACTATACGGTGCCAGGGGCTATCTCCCCCTAGCTTCCGCGGAGTATGAAGCCTCTGCAAGATGGGCATACAGAATAAAAACCACGGCCCTCTCTGCGAACAGAACGAACACCAAGGCGAATAAAGGATGAAGGCAACATGAAGCTCGGCATCATTATAGCGCTCCTCTTGCTGTGCACGGGATGTTGGGATATGAAGGAAATCAATCAGCTGGCCATCGTCAACTTAGGCGCAACGGATAAGGATCCGAAGACCAAGATCATTACCGCCTATTATCAAGTGATTAACCCAAGCGCGTTGTCGAATAAACAAAGCGGCGCCAAGGCTGCCATATATACGTTTCGCTTCCAGAGCAATAACATCGGCAAGCTCTCGGACAACGCGCGTATGCTGATGCCTCGGCTCCTGTTCATGCCGCATATGCAGTCCTTAATCGTGTCCGAACGCTATGCGCGGCAGGGCATCATGGACCTGATTAATTTCTATGAATTCAGCCCGGAGCGAAGAACGAATGTCATCTTGTTGGTGTCCGATTCCCCGCTCTCCGTCGTGATGAACAGCTTCACTCCGCTTGAGCGGATGCCGGGCAGGTTCATTCGTTCCCTGACGGATCAGAGCGGCCGCGGATTCGTATCCGGATTTGAGCCCATTCGCATGAAAGACATGGCGAAACGAGTCGACCACGAGACCCCGATCGTCATCCCCTTGATTCACTATACGTCCAGGACATCCGCGGACAACACCGATCGGCTCGAAGAAGCCAACGTTAATAAACAAGCCATTGCATTCATCGGGGGTGCCGTCTTTCTCCATGACGTGATGGTCGGCAAAATCGACATTGGGACCAAGGAGCTTTATTTTCTCTTGAATCAGCAGCTTGGAAACTACATCGAAACCTTGACCGTGAACGGGCAAGACGTTGCCCTGGAGATCAGGCATGTGAAGGTAAAACGGACATTGAATCCTCGGACCGGACTTCACGTCAGTGTGTCGGTACAATTACGAGTGACGAATAATCAGCAGGCGCAGCCGCTCTCATCCGTCACGCTGCATGAATTCGAAACCGCCTTTAATCGCGTGTTCGCCAAGCGCGCAGAGGCGCTCGTTCAATTAGCGAGAACGAAGAAATGGGATCTGCTCGGCATTCAGGATGAGGCCGGGAAGCCCGATCCGAACTGGACGCGTACAAAGGTGACCTTCTGAGTAGAATCTAAGATGATGATCATTGGCAACGCAAGCCATACCTATTCCACGGAGAGAAGGTAATCTGGTTGGAGACATCACGCCTGAGCGCGTGGTAATTGTTCGTCATGACGTTCTATTTCACGGCAGGAACGACGTGGATTCTGCTGCCTGGACAATTAGTGAAGGACGCGAAGGAATATTCCTGGCTCGTCTTCATATGGGCATTGGTTTACGGGCTCGCGCTGGCGCTGCTGTGGCTTTATTTATCCAGCCTCTACCCCGGGAAGAGCCTCGTCGAAATCGCGAAGCAGGTCCTTGGCAAATGGGCCGGAGGCGTCGTATCCCTCTGTTACATCGTGTTCTTCATCCAAATCGCTTCATGGGTCACGCGCAACCTAGCCGATTTCATGCAAATCAACATGATGCCGAAGACGCCTGTGGCGATCTTCAATCTCTTGCTGCTCACCTCCTGCTGTTATGCCGTCGTCAAAGGCATCTCCTCCATCGCCATGGTAACGGAGCTGCTCATGCCCTATATCCAAATCGTGTATTGGATTCCCGTCGTCTCCGGCCTTGCAACGGGGTGGGACTGGCATAATTTCAGAAGTCCGGATGAGCTGCACATGTGGCGCACGCTCGTTGAAACCAGGTACGTACTAGGGTTTCCGTTCATGGAAACCGTGTCCTTCATGATGTTGTTCCCCTTCGTAAAAAGCCGGCTGAAGACGGCATATTTACTCGGCATTCTGGCGCCCGGACTCGTATTGATCGGAACCATGCTGATCATCATCGGCGTGCTCGGGGTGAACCGCAGCTCGCATCTCATTTACCCTGTTTTTATCATGTTCCGGGAGCTTCAATTCACAGGATTTCTGGAGCATCTGGAATCGATACTGGCCGTAAACATTCTCTTAATCGTATGCCTCAAGCTAAGCATCGTCTTCTATTGCGCGGTGCTGGCGATCTGCCAGTTGTTTCAGATTAAGAAGCGAACGACCGTGGCGATTCCGCTTGTTTGGGTCATTGTCGCCTACTCGCTCTCCTTCCAGAACATCGTCCAGAACATTGAATGGGTGAAAAGCTACTTGTTGGCTTACTACTGTCTGTTCGGCATCGTCTTCCCCCTCCTGCTGATCGTCTGCGCCTGGATTCAGAAGAAGAACACCGTACAGCCGCATACGTCATTAAAAATAGGAGAAGGGCAGTGAAATCAGCCCTCCCTAAAGTAAACAAGCGCTTGCTGCTTGCAGAAAGGAGCGCCTAGGCGTGATGGACCCAGGTACGCAAATCGTCGCAGACATTGCCAAGCGCTTCGGACATTCCTGCGATTTCATATGCCGTTCGCTTCCCCTGCATGCGGACAATACGATCTACTGCTTATTTATCAGCTCCATTACCACATCGACCACTATAGACGAGATGATTTTGAAGCCGCTGATAGAGAGCAGCAGCAGGCAGCATACGGGCGAAATCAATGCCGACTGGCTGACCGGCATAATTCCGTTAGTAAACAGGACGCTGGTATCCGATGCCGCGGAGGGCATCAAAGAGCTTCTCTCCGGAAATTGTCTGCTCATCACGCCAAAACAAGCCGCGTTCCTTAGCTTTGATGTCGCCAAGCAGGATTATCGCAGCATTACGGAGCCCAAGTCGGAATCCGCGATCCGCGGGCCGCGGGACGGCTTTGTCGAGAACGTTCAGCTGAATATGGCGCTCATCCGCAAGCGCTTGAAAAGCCCCGACTTGATGTTCGAGACCTTTACCATCGGCTCGCAAACAAGCACGGTCGTGCAGCTGGCTTACCTCAGGAACATCGCGAACGACAGCATTGTGGCCGAGTTCCGAGAGCGGCTGACTGCCATTCAAACCGACAGCATTCTAGAGAGCTCTTACATCGAGGAATGGATTCAAGACCAGACCCGTTCCCCGTTCCCGCAGCTCATCAGCACGGAACGTCCCGATGTCATCGTTGCCAAGATGCTGGAGGGCAGCACAGCCGTACTCATTGACGGCACGCCTATGGCGCTTACCGGTCCCATCACTTTCTTTCAGTTGTTCTCGTCGCCCGAGGACTATTACCAGCGCGCGGACATCGCGACTCTGCTGAGATGGCTGCGCATGTTATCGTTTGTCTTGTCGATCTTCGTGCCGTCGCTTTATATTGCCGTTGTCAGCTACCATCAAGAGCTGCTTCCGACGCCTTTGCTGATCAGCTTGGCTGCCCAGCGGGAGGAAGTACCGTTCCCTGCCGTCATCGAAGCCATCATAATGACCGTCACCTTCGAAATACTGCGGGAGGCCGGACTGCGGATGCCCCGCATCGCAGGCCAGGCCATCTCCATAGTCGGTGCACTCGTCATCGGCCAAGCGTCGGTAGAAGCCGGGCTTGTTTCGGCCGCCATGGTCATCGTCGTCTCCTTAACCGCGATTTCCAACTATATCTCCCCATCGTACGGCTTCGGAATCGCGCAGCGGATCGTCCAATTCGTATTCATGCTGCTGGCCGGCGTGATGGGCTTATACGGCCTGATGTGCGGCGTATTCGTGCTGCTTGTCCACCTGGTATCGATTCGTTCATTCACCGTTCATTATATGTCCCCGCTCGCGCCTATCGTCTTGGCCGACTGGAAGGATACCATTGTGCGCGTGCCCCGCAAAATGATGACGCTCATGCCAAAGGAAATGCGAACGAAGAAGAATACCAAATAAGGGCGGTATGCTGACGGAAGAACCCTGAACAGGGTTCTTCTTCATATTCGGGACATGAAAGCGCGGCAATCCTTCCTTGTCACACGTAGGACGCCGATCTCGTTTTATGGATGTCAACCCAATATTGCTAACCGTTTACTCCCGAGAGGAGGACGATCTGGACAGCCCGAAGAAAGGGGGAAGCTTGAATGTCTATGAACGTAAGCGACCCGTCCGACAAATTCAATGCATTAACGCAAATCTACAAGCCGCATTTATTATCCATCGCCCACCGTATGCTCGGCTCTAGCGCAGATGCCGAGCTGACGGTTCGACATGTGCTCCAAAGTCATCACGAGCTGCTTCATGCTCACATTCATGCCATGACTGCGGAGCTCACGAAGAAAACGATCAATCACTGTCTGAACGAATTAAGATCGGTGCCGAAGAAGGGCTTCATCTTCGTGGAAGCGGTCAATCGACTCATTACAGCTCTGTCGAACGCAGACATGGGATCCATCGAGGAGCTTATGGCCGACGATGTCGTATTGATCGCGGACGGCGGCGGCAAAGTTTCCGTGGTCGCCCAGCCGATAACGGGCAAAACAAACGTAAGCTGTGTGCTGCATGGCATAACGACGGCTCAATTCCCTGCATCCAGGGCTAAACAGGTTACGGTCAATGGACGCCAAGGCATATTGATTACACAGGAAGGCGCGCCGATGGGCGTCGTCTGCCTGGAATGGGACCCCCTCACCCTGCTCATACAGCAAATTTATATTGTCGCAAACCCAGACAAATTAAGGCACATTCGATTAACCTGAACGCGCGCATAACAACAAAAAGACGCACCGCTTGTCAGTGCGCCCGCCCTGCCGCCGACCGTATTCAGCCGGCGGCTATCTGCCGCTGACATGCTGCAGCTTATCTGGATTCCGAACCACATACAGATTTCGGATGACTTCGCCTTCGACATGGACCATCGCCACCGTGTTAATCCCTTCACGCGTGCGTATAACGATAGCCGGTTGTTCATTCATATGCACGACTTCAATCGATGCCCCTTCAAGCGAGGCAGCTGCGCGCAGCGGGCCAAGCAAAAACTGCGCAACAAGCTCGCGCGTCGCGATCGGCTGGGCTGCCGCCGTTACCTTGCCGCCTCCGTCGGATACAAGGACCACATCCTGATCCAGCATCGTCAGAATCTGGTTCAGATTACCTTGCTTGAGCGCGT encodes:
- a CDS encoding endospore germination permease, whose translation is MTFYFTAGTTWILLPGQLVKDAKEYSWLVFIWALVYGLALALLWLYLSSLYPGKSLVEIAKQVLGKWAGGVVSLCYIVFFIQIASWVTRNLADFMQINMMPKTPVAIFNLLLLTSCCYAVVKGISSIAMVTELLMPYIQIVYWIPVVSGLATGWDWHNFRSPDELHMWRTLVETRYVLGFPFMETVSFMMLFPFVKSRLKTAYLLGILAPGLVLIGTMLIIIGVLGVNRSSHLIYPVFIMFRELQFTGFLEHLESILAVNILLIVCLKLSIVFYCAVLAICQLFQIKKRTTVAIPLVWVIVAYSLSFQNIVQNIEWVKSYLLAYYCLFGIVFPLLLIVCAWIQKKNTVQPHTSLKIGEGQ
- a CDS encoding spore germination protein, encoding MDPGTQIVADIAKRFGHSCDFICRSLPLHADNTIYCLFISSITTSTTIDEMILKPLIESSSRQHTGEINADWLTGIIPLVNRTLVSDAAEGIKELLSGNCLLITPKQAAFLSFDVAKQDYRSITEPKSESAIRGPRDGFVENVQLNMALIRKRLKSPDLMFETFTIGSQTSTVVQLAYLRNIANDSIVAEFRERLTAIQTDSILESSYIEEWIQDQTRSPFPQLISTERPDVIVAKMLEGSTAVLIDGTPMALTGPITFFQLFSSPEDYYQRADIATLLRWLRMLSFVLSIFVPSLYIAVVSYHQELLPTPLLISLAAQREEVPFPAVIEAIIMTVTFEILREAGLRMPRIAGQAISIVGALVIGQASVEAGLVSAAMVIVVSLTAISNYISPSYGFGIAQRIVQFVFMLLAGVMGLYGLMCGVFVLLVHLVSIRSFTVHYMSPLAPIVLADWKDTIVRVPRKMMTLMPKEMRTKKNTK